Proteins encoded in a region of the Pseudomonadota bacterium genome:
- the phoU gene encoding phosphate signaling complex protein PhoU codes for MATDITKELECLKQKILLLGTTVENNLADALDSVFRKDPSLAEQVRFTDREIDEIEVGVEDDCLSLLALHQPVARDLRFIVTALKINIDLERIGDLAVKIAGKVTHLVNSNNFGKLRTDIPEEIFSELNGMCKETRSMLKQALDAFAKRDVALAYAVILEDDKVDIAKNLIGSCLEKNIKEDPSSHQHLATLLSISRSLERIADHTTNICEDIIYMLQGRIIRHRVDERFEVNTFRL; via the coding sequence TTGGCCACAGATATCACCAAAGAGCTTGAATGCCTGAAACAGAAGATCCTCCTGCTGGGAACTACCGTCGAGAACAACCTCGCCGATGCCCTGGACTCTGTTTTCAGAAAAGATCCGTCACTTGCCGAACAGGTCAGGTTCACTGACCGGGAAATCGACGAGATCGAAGTCGGCGTGGAAGACGACTGCCTGTCCTTACTGGCTCTCCATCAGCCAGTGGCCAGGGATCTGCGGTTCATCGTCACCGCTTTGAAGATCAATATCGACCTGGAACGGATCGGCGATCTGGCGGTCAAGATTGCAGGCAAGGTGACCCATCTTGTAAATAGTAACAACTTTGGAAAGCTGAGAACGGATATCCCGGAGGAGATTTTCTCGGAGCTGAACGGAATGTGCAAAGAAACGAGGAGCATGCTAAAACAGGCGTTGGATGCTTTTGCCAAACGCGACGTCGCACTTGCATACGCGGTCATCCTGGAAGATGACAAGGTCGATATTGCAAAAAATCTTATTGGCTCCTGTCTTGAGAAAAACATCAAGGAAGATCCCTCAAGTCACCAGCATCTGGCTACCCTGTTGAGTATCTCGAGAAGTCTTGAGAGAATTGCAGACCACACTACCAATATCTGCGAAGATATCATATACATGTTACAGGGCCGAATCATCCGACACAGGGTCGATGAGCGATTCGAAGTGAACACTTTCAGGCTTTAG
- a CDS encoding phosphatidylserine decarboxylase, with protein MHQYVDRMSNSVITEELFADKIVTFLYSTTREFAPKLFDLLTGARVSSLLGFCNFDLLLSSSLLGNKRFLSRCGVDLSECLDPPGYFDTPRKIFERKIRYWECRPMSDECDTVVSPADSRVLVGSLSDNSALFLKGKFFDYEELLGVEKDTWQRAYKGGEYAIFRLTPDKYHYNHAPVSGVVEDVYEISGRYHSCNPAAVVEMITPYSKNKRVVTIIQTDVPGGSQVGLVAMIEVVAMMIGEVSQCYADSEYTNPTEVVPGLFVRRGQPKSLYRPGSSTDVLLFQKDRVDFAEDIVMKMKRNDVQSIFTSSFGASLAETDVAVRSLIGTRKVFPEGMHE; from the coding sequence ATGCATCAGTATGTTGACCGGATGAGCAACTCCGTGATCACCGAAGAGCTGTTTGCCGATAAAATCGTGACCTTTCTCTATTCAACGACGCGTGAATTTGCCCCGAAACTTTTCGATCTGCTCACCGGGGCACGGGTTTCAAGTTTGCTCGGTTTCTGTAATTTTGACCTGTTGCTTTCGTCCAGCCTGCTCGGGAACAAGCGCTTTCTTTCACGCTGCGGCGTTGATCTTTCGGAATGTCTGGATCCGCCGGGGTATTTCGATACGCCAAGAAAAATATTTGAACGCAAGATCAGATACTGGGAATGTCGTCCGATGAGCGATGAGTGTGATACGGTTGTTTCTCCGGCGGATTCACGGGTGCTGGTCGGTTCCCTCTCGGACAACTCTGCGTTGTTTCTGAAAGGGAAGTTCTTCGATTACGAAGAGCTTCTCGGCGTTGAAAAAGATACCTGGCAGAGAGCCTACAAAGGGGGCGAATATGCAATTTTCCGCCTGACGCCTGACAAGTACCACTATAATCACGCTCCCGTTTCAGGGGTCGTAGAGGATGTGTATGAAATATCCGGCAGATATCATTCATGCAATCCCGCCGCAGTAGTTGAAATGATCACCCCATACTCAAAGAATAAAAGGGTTGTGACCATTATTCAGACAGATGTGCCGGGTGGGAGCCAGGTCGGTCTGGTGGCGATGATTGAAGTGGTTGCGATGATGATCGGCGAGGTTTCACAATGTTATGCAGATTCCGAGTACACGAACCCGACCGAGGTTGTTCCGGGACTGTTTGTCAGAAGGGGGCAGCCGAAAAGCCTCTACAGGCCGGGGAGCAGCACCGACGTCTTGTTATTCCAGAAGGACAGGGTCGATTTTGCGGAAGATATCGTAATGAAAATGAAACGCAATGATGTGCAAAGCATTTTCACATCAAGCTTTGGCGCCTCATTGGCTGAAACCGATGTTGCAGTAAGGTCTCTCATCGGGACAAGAAAAGTCTTTCCGGAGGGAATGCATGAGTAA
- a CDS encoding prolipoprotein diacylglyceryl transferase, with product MSNVAFCLIISTMFTPILFLAYKHLPREKWQFIASIPSGNAKESRLSGRNVTYYGLFLATGSILGVSVFFFLLASIGQPVGFLLVMISLLMASSLFGAKVIARLVENKKNTFTVAGGASVGLYLMPLVIVVYNHFATAMAGREMIPLMPVMAALAVAYIIGESIGRLACISFGCCYGKPISQLGPLARKIFSHFNTSFDGRTRKIVYASGLGGVKVVPIQAMTSFLYFKCGIVGLYFFLEGDFNTAFGLTAIFAMGWRVFSESLRADFRGSGRLTTYQWMGLVNIAWCVLVIIAAPETVGVFSDIAAGARALWTPEVIVTFQLLWGCFFLYTGLSRVTGAKMFFYVRKENI from the coding sequence ATGAGTAATGTCGCTTTCTGTTTGATCATCTCAACGATGTTCACACCAATCCTGTTTCTGGCCTATAAACATCTCCCCCGGGAAAAGTGGCAATTTATCGCTTCGATCCCCTCGGGCAATGCAAAAGAGAGCCGCTTGTCGGGCAGAAATGTGACCTATTACGGCCTCTTTCTCGCCACCGGGAGCATTCTTGGGGTTTCGGTGTTTTTCTTTCTGTTGGCCTCCATCGGTCAGCCGGTCGGTTTTCTCCTGGTGATGATTTCCCTGCTGATGGCAAGTTCTCTTTTTGGCGCCAAGGTCATTGCCAGACTCGTGGAAAACAAGAAGAACACCTTTACCGTTGCGGGTGGCGCATCGGTTGGGCTTTATCTGATGCCTCTCGTCATTGTTGTGTATAATCATTTTGCCACCGCTATGGCTGGGCGAGAGATGATTCCACTCATGCCGGTCATGGCTGCACTGGCGGTTGCATATATCATCGGCGAAAGTATTGGCCGACTCGCCTGTATCAGTTTCGGCTGCTGTTACGGGAAGCCGATTTCCCAGCTTGGACCGTTGGCGAGGAAAATATTCAGCCATTTCAATACCTCATTCGATGGACGAACCCGGAAAATCGTCTATGCTTCGGGGCTTGGCGGGGTCAAGGTTGTGCCGATTCAGGCCATGACCTCGTTTCTCTATTTCAAGTGCGGTATTGTGGGCCTCTATTTCTTCCTGGAGGGTGATTTCAATACGGCATTCGGTCTGACCGCAATCTTTGCCATGGGCTGGAGGGTTTTTTCCGAGTCCTTACGGGCGGATTTTCGGGGCAGTGGAAGACTGACAACCTACCAGTGGATGGGCCTGGTCAATATCGCCTGGTGCGTTCTGGTCATCATCGCCGCGCCGGAAACAGTCGGGGTGTTCAGCGACATTGCAGCAGGCGCCAGGGCATTATGGACCCCGGAGGTCATTGTGACGTTTCAGCTCCTTTGGGGCTGCTTTTTCCTCTATACCGGACTGAGCCGGGTCACCGGGGCCAAAATGTTTTTCTATGTTCGTAAAGAGAATATCTGA
- the pstA gene encoding phosphate ABC transporter permease PstA, with protein sequence MNSPTEKTIDIVKRGLGKRYRSEKRFRFYGVFAIFLSLLFLALLFTSIISSGYSAFRQTYIQLSVDLPKADFDFNNLDQANYPGLIKNALREKFPQVSSRSDKKALYSLVSSGAAFQLQDLVKGNQSLIGTTVTIWVPADDDVDMFYKGYISRDVPEGNRRLNDKQLSWLDTLEGNGRIEMRFNTTFFSAGDSREPELAGIRGAFTGSMLTLLITLFLSFPIGGAAAVYLQEFAPRNRWIDMVEVNINNLAAVPSIVFGLLGLAVFINFFHVPRSSPLVGGLVLTLMTLPIIIIASRAALQSVPPSIREAALGVGASKMQTVAHHVLPLAMPGMLTGTIIGMARALGETAPLLMIGMVAFIVDIPGGFTDPSTALPVQIYLWADSPERAFVEKTSAAIMVLLAFLIAMNFIAVILRNRFERRW encoded by the coding sequence ATGAATAGCCCAACCGAAAAAACTATCGATATCGTCAAGCGGGGTCTCGGGAAAAGATACCGGTCCGAAAAACGATTCCGTTTCTATGGTGTTTTTGCCATCTTCTTAAGTCTGCTGTTCCTCGCCCTGCTCTTCACGAGCATCATCTCCAGCGGGTACAGCGCCTTCCGGCAGACCTACATCCAGCTGTCGGTCGATCTGCCGAAGGCGGACTTCGACTTCAACAATCTCGACCAGGCAAACTACCCGGGCCTGATCAAAAATGCCCTGCGCGAGAAATTCCCGCAAGTGTCCTCCCGAAGCGACAAAAAAGCCCTTTACTCCCTGGTCAGCAGCGGGGCCGCGTTTCAGCTGCAGGACCTCGTGAAAGGCAACCAGTCCCTGATCGGCACGACTGTAACAATATGGGTCCCCGCCGACGACGATGTCGACATGTTTTACAAAGGGTATATCTCCCGGGACGTCCCCGAGGGGAACCGCCGGCTGAACGACAAGCAGCTTTCCTGGCTTGATACCTTGGAAGGGAATGGCCGGATTGAAATGAGGTTCAACACCACCTTCTTTTCAGCCGGGGATTCCCGGGAGCCGGAACTGGCCGGTATCCGGGGCGCCTTCACCGGCTCCATGCTGACCTTATTAATTACCCTCTTTCTCTCTTTCCCGATCGGCGGGGCAGCAGCGGTCTATCTCCAGGAATTCGCTCCCCGCAACCGATGGATCGATATGGTCGAGGTCAACATCAACAATCTGGCCGCCGTTCCCTCAATAGTGTTCGGTCTGCTGGGACTCGCGGTTTTCATCAACTTCTTCCATGTCCCCCGCTCTTCGCCCTTGGTCGGCGGGCTGGTCCTGACCCTGATGACCCTGCCGATCATCATTATTGCCAGTCGGGCGGCCCTGCAGTCGGTGCCGCCATCAATCAGGGAAGCAGCCCTCGGAGTAGGCGCTTCGAAAATGCAGACCGTTGCCCACCATGTCCTGCCTCTGGCGATGCCGGGGATGCTGACCGGCACGATTATCGGGATGGCCCGAGCCCTTGGTGAAACGGCGCCGCTGTTGATGATCGGCATGGTCGCCTTCATCGTCGACATCCCCGGCGGATTCACCGACCCGTCCACCGCTCTCCCGGTCCAGATCTATCTCTGGGCCGACAGCCCGGAACGGGCCTTTGTCGAGAAGACCTCGGCGGCAATCATGGTCCTGCTCGCCTTTCTGATTGCCATGAACTTTATAGCAGTCATTCTGCGCAACCGCTTTGAACGCCGCTGGTGA
- a CDS encoding alkaline phosphatase, whose protein sequence is MKKMFHASLAMVMAATMTLGAGSCLADDHRHDDGKAKNIIIMVPDGMGISNVTAARIFKNGPNGERLALESLGVIGHQATHAANSTVTDSAAAATAWAIGRKANNGEISCTRTETGDCSTAPKTVLEIAKKLGKATGLVATSQISHATPAAFGAHAGNRYCGEEIARQYIEETGVDVVLGGGVYATNTKPGRCTWGAGLPGTGMGQEGIITSAINNGYTFVETESTMREAVKDGNLKVLGMFKGFNEGKTVEMFRIDPAVSYPDQEPTLAEMTEVALNILDKDKDGFFLMIEGSQIDWEDHANSAEGMVAETLGFDAAVESVNKWLKKGKNAKKTLLIVAPDHDTAGYAINGPYGTLSNPGEIVDGAFISGEHTATDVVIWSEGPGSNKLGKALDNTDLYDVMVGSMTD, encoded by the coding sequence ATGAAGAAAATGTTTCACGCAAGCTTGGCAATGGTAATGGCGGCGACTATGACACTTGGAGCAGGATCCTGCCTGGCGGACGACCACCGGCATGATGATGGAAAGGCAAAAAACATCATTATAATGGTGCCGGACGGCATGGGGATTTCAAATGTCACTGCGGCGAGAATTTTCAAAAACGGCCCCAATGGTGAGCGTTTGGCCCTGGAAAGTCTCGGGGTAATCGGTCATCAGGCAACCCACGCAGCCAACAGTACGGTTACCGACTCTGCGGCGGCGGCAACAGCTTGGGCGATCGGTCGGAAAGCCAACAATGGAGAAATTTCCTGCACCCGGACGGAAACCGGCGATTGTTCCACTGCCCCGAAAACCGTCCTTGAAATTGCCAAAAAATTGGGCAAAGCAACCGGCCTTGTCGCCACCTCGCAGATTTCACATGCGACCCCGGCGGCCTTTGGCGCCCATGCCGGCAACAGGTATTGCGGTGAGGAAATCGCCCGTCAGTATATTGAAGAAACCGGCGTTGATGTGGTTCTCGGCGGCGGAGTCTACGCCACAAACACCAAACCCGGAAGATGTACCTGGGGCGCCGGCCTTCCCGGTACAGGCATGGGACAAGAAGGTATCATAACCTCGGCCATCAATAACGGTTATACCTTTGTTGAAACTGAAAGCACCATGCGTGAGGCGGTTAAGGACGGCAACCTCAAGGTGCTGGGAATGTTTAAAGGGTTCAACGAGGGAAAAACCGTGGAAATGTTCCGGATCGACCCGGCAGTCAGCTATCCCGATCAAGAGCCTACCCTGGCCGAGATGACCGAGGTCGCCCTGAACATCCTTGATAAGGACAAAGACGGTTTCTTCCTGATGATCGAAGGTTCGCAGATCGACTGGGAGGACCATGCCAACAGCGCCGAAGGAATGGTTGCCGAAACCCTTGGTTTTGACGCAGCTGTCGAATCGGTAAATAAGTGGCTGAAAAAAGGTAAGAATGCCAAAAAGACCCTTTTGATTGTGGCCCCGGACCATGACACCGCCGGTTATGCCATTAACGGCCCTTACGGAACCTTGAGCAACCCCGGAGAAATCGTTGACGGCGCGTTTATTTCCGGAGAGCATACCGCTACCGATGTGGTGATCTGGAGTGAAGGACCGGGCAGCAACAAGCTTGGCAAGGCCCTTGACAACACCGATCTGTATGACGTTATGGTCGGATCAATGACAGACTAA
- a CDS encoding phosphate ABC transporter ATP-binding protein: MPMSTYEKFDRDHRGTVGKVNVESPRMKCSNVDVYYGNKKAINDVTIDIGRNEVIAMIGPSGCGKSTFLRCLNRMNDTIETCRMTGDIFLDEQNIYDKAIDVVQLRAQVGMVFQKPNPFPKSIYDNIAYGPKIHGLAGSKVELDEIVEMSLKKAGLWEEVKDSLDQPGTSLSGGQQQRLCIARTIAVSPEVILMDEPCSALDPIATAKIEELIDELKQQYTIAIVTHSMQQAARVSQRTAYFHMGDLIEVGETKRIFTNPRHRLTEDYITGRFG, from the coding sequence ATGCCAATGTCAACATACGAAAAATTTGATCGTGACCATCGTGGAACAGTCGGCAAAGTCAACGTCGAATCCCCACGGATGAAATGCAGCAATGTTGATGTGTATTATGGTAACAAAAAAGCAATCAATGACGTGACCATCGACATCGGCCGCAACGAAGTGATTGCGATGATCGGTCCTTCCGGCTGCGGCAAGTCAACCTTTCTCCGCTGCCTGAACCGGATGAACGACACCATAGAAACCTGTCGGATGACCGGCGACATCTTTCTCGACGAACAGAATATCTACGACAAGGCCATCGACGTCGTCCAGCTTCGGGCCCAGGTCGGCATGGTCTTCCAGAAACCGAACCCTTTCCCGAAATCCATCTACGACAACATCGCCTACGGCCCGAAAATTCATGGTCTCGCCGGCAGCAAGGTCGAGCTGGACGAGATCGTCGAAATGTCGCTGAAAAAAGCAGGGCTCTGGGAAGAGGTGAAAGACAGCCTCGATCAACCGGGCACCAGCCTCTCCGGCGGCCAGCAGCAGCGCCTCTGCATTGCCAGAACCATAGCGGTCAGCCCGGAGGTGATTCTGATGGATGAACCCTGCTCCGCCCTCGACCCGATTGCCACCGCCAAGATTGAGGAGCTGATCGACGAACTGAAGCAGCAGTACACCATAGCCATCGTCACCCATTCCATGCAGCAGGCAGCCAGGGTTTCCCAGCGGACTGCCTACTTCCACATGGGAGACCTGATCGAGGTCGGCGAAACCAAGCGGATTTTCACCAACCCCAGGCATCGCCTGACAGAAGATTATATAACCGGGCGTTTCGGCTGA
- a CDS encoding response regulator transcription factor gives MKKKCILVVEDDEDIQQLVSYNLIKAGFNVDCADSGEEGMAKIVSVKPDLVLLDLMLPGIDGSEICRQLRLNEEHRELPVIMVTARGEDADVVDGLNLGADDYIPKPFSPEVLISRIKAVLRRKVREKNTDLQDRGDITEIHDLMIDPGRHEVTVGGKQVQLTLTEFGILEMLAKRPGWAFSRQQIIDAVRGYEYIVTPRAIDVQVFSLRKKLGETGKKIETVRGIGYRMADN, from the coding sequence ATGAAGAAAAAATGCATCCTTGTTGTAGAAGACGACGAAGACATCCAGCAGCTGGTAAGCTACAACCTGATCAAGGCCGGTTTTAATGTCGACTGTGCTGATTCCGGAGAGGAAGGGATGGCGAAGATCGTCTCGGTCAAACCGGACCTTGTGTTGCTCGATCTGATGCTCCCCGGAATCGACGGTTCAGAGATCTGCCGACAGCTGCGCTTGAATGAAGAGCACCGTGAGCTGCCGGTCATCATGGTGACTGCCAGGGGCGAGGATGCCGATGTGGTTGACGGATTGAACCTCGGCGCGGATGATTATATCCCGAAGCCTTTCAGCCCGGAAGTGCTCATCTCCAGGATCAAGGCGGTTCTGCGGCGCAAGGTAAGAGAGAAAAACACCGATCTGCAGGACCGGGGCGATATTACCGAAATTCACGACCTGATGATTGATCCCGGCCGCCACGAAGTGACCGTGGGGGGAAAACAGGTCCAGCTCACCCTCACCGAGTTCGGCATTCTGGAAATGCTCGCCAAAAGACCCGGCTGGGCCTTTTCCCGCCAGCAGATTATCGATGCAGTCAGAGGCTATGAATATATCGTCACCCCCCGGGCCATCGATGTCCAGGTCTTCAGCCTGCGCAAGAAACTCGGGGAAACCGGCAAAAAGATCGAGACCGTCCGCGGCATAGGCTACAGAATGGCGGATAATTGA
- a CDS encoding PstS family phosphate ABC transporter substrate-binding protein — MLQHKIFITLAAIFAASLLTGQAMARDYISIVGSSTVYPFATVVAEQFGKTTNFKTPKIESTGSGGGFKLFCAGVGVQHPDITNASRRVKKSEVENCEKNGVKEIVEVKIGYDGIVLANSKSAPQLKLSRKDIFLALAKDVPDPKGGEKLVPNPYTKWNEVNPDLPATKIEVLGPPPTSGTRDAFVELAMEGGAQTFAWIKAMKKSDKNGYKKVAHTIREDGAFVEAGENDNLIVQKLDVNPAAVGIFGFSFLEQNNDKIQGSSVDNVAPTFEAIAAGDYPVSRPLFFYVKKAHAGVIPGITEFLAEFTSEKAWGEEGYLADKGMIPMPTKERKEFADDANKMRKLTL, encoded by the coding sequence ATGTTACAGCATAAGATTTTCATCACCCTTGCAGCGATTTTTGCAGCATCACTTCTAACCGGGCAGGCAATGGCCCGGGACTACATCAGCATCGTCGGCTCTTCGACGGTCTACCCGTTCGCCACCGTCGTAGCGGAACAGTTCGGGAAAACCACCAATTTCAAAACCCCGAAAATCGAATCAACCGGTTCGGGCGGCGGCTTCAAGCTTTTCTGTGCCGGAGTGGGAGTGCAGCACCCGGACATCACCAACGCTTCCCGGCGGGTCAAGAAGTCCGAAGTGGAGAATTGCGAAAAGAATGGGGTCAAGGAGATTGTTGAAGTCAAGATCGGTTACGACGGAATTGTCCTGGCAAACTCCAAGTCCGCGCCGCAACTCAAACTGAGCAGAAAAGATATCTTCCTTGCTCTCGCCAAAGATGTTCCGGACCCGAAAGGTGGTGAAAAACTGGTCCCCAATCCTTATACAAAATGGAATGAAGTCAACCCGGATCTTCCCGCAACCAAAATCGAGGTCCTTGGCCCACCCCCAACCTCAGGCACCAGGGACGCCTTTGTTGAACTTGCGATGGAAGGTGGCGCCCAGACGTTTGCCTGGATCAAGGCGATGAAGAAGAGCGACAAAAACGGCTACAAAAAAGTAGCGCACACCATCCGTGAGGACGGCGCCTTTGTCGAGGCCGGCGAAAATGACAACCTGATCGTCCAGAAACTCGATGTCAATCCGGCAGCCGTCGGCATCTTCGGCTTCAGCTTCCTGGAGCAGAACAACGACAAGATCCAGGGCTCTTCGGTCGACAACGTTGCCCCAACTTTTGAAGCAATAGCCGCCGGTGATTATCCGGTCTCCCGCCCCCTGTTCTTCTACGTCAAAAAGGCCCACGCCGGGGTGATCCCGGGAATCACGGAATTCCTCGCAGAATTCACCAGCGAAAAAGCCTGGGGTGAGGAAGGCTATCTTGCCGATAAGGGCATGATCCCCATGCCGACCAAGGAGCGGAAAGAGTTCGCTGACGATGCCAACAAAATGCGGAAACTGACCCTGTAA